A genomic window from Flavobacterium phycosphaerae includes:
- a CDS encoding PIG-L family deacetylase gives MQKLYTFSIAVLLFTFQSGWAQQPQKPDAVDLYNQIQKLNFLGSVLYIAAHPDDENTRLISYLSNDIKARTGYLSLTRGDGGQNLIGPELREQLGVIRTQELIEARKIDGGEQFFSRANDFGFSKNPDETLQIWDKDQVLSDVIWTIRKFQPDVIINRFDHRSPGTTHGHHTSSAMLSFEAFDKVNDATVFPNQLQYVTTWQPKRLFFNTSWWFYGSKEKFDAADKTNLINLKIGTYYPSMGKSNQEIAALSRSRHQSQGFGSTGTRGEEDEYLEFLKGETPQNKTNLFEGIDTTWNRVKNGKPIGDILAVVEKNFDFKNPSASIPELVKAYDLIQKLEDTHWKSLKSEEIKKIIAGCAGLYLEAVADTQEATPGSTLKVKLEAINRSSAAINWNTIVTYPNSMNTQEITPMPNNKSITKSIELQLPNDLNYTNAYWLNQKGTVGMYRVDNQQNIGKPDIIREVKVFFVLEINGVNIPYERNVVYKYNDDVKGEVYQPLDIVPVATSSIAEKVYIFNNDRSKTITVKVKAGKDNLSGNVKLQVPQDWKASPSEIPFTVDKKGQEVLAVFTVSPSEEASEIDIKSIVTIDGQSYDQNKIDINYPHIYKQMVIKPAEAKGIRLKIKTKNEKIAYIMGAGDEVPKSLLQMGYEVQLLKLEEISAEKLQGFDVVMTGIRAYNVVNALAFKQAILLDFVKNGKTMIVQYNTTDDLVTKDIAPYPIKISRDRVTEENAEVRFLAPKHQVLNYPNKITAEDFKGWKQEQGLYYPSEWDSNFTAVISANDKGEKPKDGALLLAKYGKGNYIYTGLSFFRELPEGVPGAFRLLANMIAIGK, from the coding sequence ATGCAAAAGCTTTACACTTTTTCTATTGCCGTTTTACTTTTCACTTTTCAATCGGGTTGGGCACAACAGCCCCAAAAACCTGATGCTGTCGACTTATACAATCAAATTCAAAAGCTGAATTTTTTAGGTTCCGTGCTATACATTGCAGCGCATCCCGACGATGAAAACACGCGTCTTATCTCCTATTTGTCCAATGATATAAAAGCCCGCACCGGTTATTTATCGTTAACCCGTGGCGATGGCGGACAAAATCTTATCGGACCTGAATTACGGGAACAACTGGGCGTTATTCGCACACAAGAATTAATAGAAGCACGAAAAATAGATGGCGGAGAACAATTCTTTTCGCGCGCCAATGACTTTGGTTTTTCTAAAAACCCTGATGAAACATTACAAATATGGGACAAAGACCAAGTGCTTAGCGATGTTATCTGGACCATCAGAAAGTTTCAACCGGATGTAATCATCAATCGGTTTGATCATCGTTCGCCGGGCACTACGCATGGGCATCATACTTCCTCAGCTATGTTGAGTTTCGAAGCTTTTGACAAAGTAAACGATGCTACAGTTTTTCCAAATCAATTGCAGTATGTAACCACCTGGCAACCCAAACGCTTATTTTTCAACACCTCGTGGTGGTTTTATGGCAGTAAAGAAAAATTTGATGCCGCTGACAAAACCAATTTAATCAACCTTAAAATAGGAACCTATTACCCATCAATGGGTAAATCTAATCAGGAAATTGCCGCGTTGAGTCGAAGTCGTCATCAGTCACAAGGTTTTGGCTCTACCGGAACCCGTGGTGAAGAAGACGAATACCTGGAATTCCTGAAAGGCGAAACTCCTCAAAATAAAACCAATCTTTTTGAAGGCATTGATACCACTTGGAATCGTGTAAAAAATGGCAAACCTATAGGCGATATTCTTGCTGTCGTTGAGAAAAACTTTGATTTCAAAAACCCTTCCGCCAGTATTCCGGAATTAGTAAAAGCCTATGATTTAATTCAAAAGTTGGAGGATACCCATTGGAAAAGTCTTAAATCCGAAGAAATCAAAAAAATTATTGCCGGTTGTGCCGGTTTGTATCTCGAAGCCGTTGCCGATACTCAGGAAGCTACGCCGGGAAGTACATTAAAAGTTAAATTGGAAGCCATTAACAGAAGTTCCGCTGCAATCAATTGGAACACCATTGTTACTTATCCCAATTCGATGAACACGCAGGAAATCACGCCGATGCCGAATAACAAATCGATTACTAAATCCATTGAACTGCAACTTCCCAATGACCTCAATTATACTAATGCCTATTGGTTAAACCAAAAAGGAACCGTCGGGATGTATCGTGTAGACAATCAGCAAAACATTGGAAAACCGGACATCATTCGAGAAGTAAAAGTGTTCTTTGTTCTTGAAATTAACGGCGTAAACATTCCGTATGAACGCAATGTGGTTTACAAATACAACGATGATGTAAAAGGCGAAGTCTACCAACCGCTGGATATTGTTCCGGTGGCTACTTCTTCTATTGCCGAGAAAGTCTACATTTTCAATAATGACCGAAGTAAAACCATCACGGTAAAAGTAAAAGCCGGAAAAGACAACCTCAGTGGCAATGTAAAACTTCAAGTGCCGCAAGATTGGAAAGCCTCTCCTTCAGAAATTCCGTTTACCGTTGACAAAAAAGGACAGGAAGTATTGGCGGTTTTTACCGTTTCTCCTTCTGAAGAAGCCAGCGAAATCGACATCAAAAGCATAGTGACTATTGACGGACAATCGTACGACCAAAACAAAATTGACATCAACTATCCGCACATTTACAAACAAATGGTAATCAAACCGGCCGAAGCCAAAGGCATTCGTTTAAAAATTAAAACCAAAAATGAAAAAATTGCCTATATCATGGGCGCCGGTGATGAAGTGCCTAAAAGTTTATTACAGATGGGATATGAAGTCCAACTACTGAAACTGGAAGAAATCAGTGCCGAAAAGTTGCAAGGATTTGATGTGGTAATGACCGGAATTCGTGCCTATAATGTGGTCAATGCGTTAGCGTTCAAACAAGCAATTCTGTTAGATTTTGTCAAAAACGGGAAAACAATGATAGTGCAATACAACACTACAGATGATTTGGTAACCAAAGACATCGCTCCTTATCCGATAAAAATTTCCCGCGACCGCGTGACCGAAGAAAATGCAGAAGTTCGCTTTTTAGCACCAAAACATCAGGTATTAAATTATCCAAACAAAATAACCGCTGAGGATTTCAAAGGATGGAAACAGGAACAAGGTTTGTACTATCCAAGTGAATGGGACTCCAATTTTACAGCAGTTATCTCAGCCAATGACAAAGGTGAGAAACCAAAAGACGGAGCGTTACTACTTGCCAAATACGGCAAAGGAAATTATATTTATACCGGACTGAGCTTCTTTCGTGAATTGCCCGAAGGCGTTCCGGGGGCCTTCCGACTACTGGCCAACATGATAGCAATAGGAAAATAA